In the genome of Henningerozyma blattae CBS 6284 chromosome 5, complete genome, one region contains:
- the TBLA0E03000 gene encoding putative hydrolase (similar to Saccharomyces cerevisiae YDR444W; ancestral locus Anc_5.560), which yields MCLKRVLCKRSFCKRSRSMSTKEKVPTKAPAKDNAIKDKTTKTPSKAPSKAQPILLECSESSLGMGDVARFHIRVYKRELSQAGHGTDRLYLRIRNEQSVMVRPIYLSGPYSLYCDVRPYNYHEEHDFPEDIAFCTDLKPSESFKVVLLLNAQSRVGKTNEYSWTVDVMSQMAVATRPKISYSLRIATNKLLTKKTGTPTRTRGFHCKRMDTQELWNLPPKRPHHPVHLVILTHGIFANIGCDLLYIKDKIEEAAAINDKKDKNNVVVRGFMGNMGKSARGIRYLGTRVGKYVLEEYDRLSKSYKVDRISFIGHSLGGPTETMAIHYIVEARPEFFNQLKPENLVTMASPFLGVIADFPAYAALALEAGALGSTGRDLSLRSSIGPTEELPVLAEIPQGKARPVFESFNKRTLYANVVHDGIVPLRTAALLYVDWNSLAEFNRGRLTAPISEGKPPTPTTTTTPTPVSVSEEDQQQEKLQEVSPTSSRSTAEISPGAEPPAWSESRGLFHSRRRKKFGLSQTLPLTPEPETLPKPQPVEVEPAPPPDPSQFVSAMHVLLAPEPTQTYIRNPSSRQDAVVHDRIYEPQELPPPHYQDRSLLQKVVYPNERANRVQEGIARAWQETMTWRKVLVELRPDSHNNISVRRRFTNLFGAVVVAHLAREHFGTNDSA from the coding sequence ATGTGTTTGAAAAGAGTTCTATGCAAGAGATCATTTTGCAAGAGATCAAGATCAATGAGTACCAAAGAGAAGGTACCTACTAAGGCACCTGCAAAAGACAATGCAATAAAAGACAAGACTACTAAAACCCCTAGCAAAGCCCCTAGTAAGGCACAACCTATACTTTTAGAATGTAGTGAATCATCCCTTGGTATGGGAGATGTTGCAAGGTTCCATATCCGGGTGTACAAGCGAGAACTTTCACAAGCAGGTCATGGGACAGACCGGTTATATTTACGTATCCGTAACGAGCAAAGTGTGATGGTACGTCCGATTTACTTATCTGGCCCTTATTCATTGTACTGTGATGTACGCCCTTACAACTATCATGAGGAACACGATTTCCCAGAGGATATTGCATTTTGTACAGATCTCAAGCCAAGCGAATCTTTTAAAGTGGTACTTTTGTTAAACGCACAATCACGTGTGGGTAAGACAAACGAATATTCCTGGACTGTAGATGTAATGTCTCAAATGGCTGTTGCAACAAGGCCCAAGATCTCATACAGTCTTCGTATTGCCACCAATAAGTTATTAACTAAGAAAACAGGTACACCTACACGCACACGTGGGTTCCATTGCAAACGTATGGATACTCAAGAATTATGGAATTTGCCGCCCAAGCGTCCTCATCACCCAGTACACTTGGTAATTCTTACACATGGGATTTTTGCCAATATCGGCTGTGATttgttatatataaaggACAAGATTGAAGAAGCTGCTGCgattaatgataaaaaagataagaATAATGTAGTGGTTCGTGGGTTCATGGGTAATATGGGTAAATCTGCTCGTGGGATACGATACTTGGGTACACGTGTAGGTAAGTATGTTCTTGAAGAATATGATCGATTAAGTAAATCATATAAAGTGGATCGAATATCATTTATCGGTCATTCGTTAGGTGGCCCCACTGAAACCATGGCTATCCATTACATCGTGGAGGCTCGTCCAGAATTTTTCAACCAACTGAAACCAGAAAATCTAGTGACAATGGCAAGTCCCTTTTTGGGGGTCATTGCGGACTTCCCAGCATATGCGGCGCTAGCACTCGAAGCGGGGGCTTTGGGTTCCACAGGACGTGATTTAAGTCTGCGCAGTTCTATAGGTCCGACGGAAGAATTGCCTGTTCTGGCAGAGATCCCACAGGGTAAAGCACGACCTGTGTTTGAAAGTTTCAACAAGAGAACATTATATGCTAATGTAGTTCATGATGGGATTGTACCATTAAGAACTGCAGCACTATTATATGTTGATTGGAACAGTTTAGCAGAGTTTAATAGGGGGAGACTAACGGCACCAATATCAGAGGGTAAACCGCCAACGCCAACGACAACGACAACACCAACACCAGTATCAGTGTCGGAAGAAGATCAACAACAAGAAAAACTGCAGGAGGTCTCGCCGACCAGCTCACGTAGCACAGCAGAGATATCTCCTGGTGCAGAGCCACCAGCATGGTCGGAGTCACGTGGCCTGTTCCATTCACGTCGTCGTAAGAAATTTGGACTATCTCAAACACTCCCATTAACACCTGAACCTGAGACATTGCCTAAGCCTCAGCCTGTTGAAGTGGAACCAGCTCCACCACCAGACCCATCGCAATTTGTTTCAGCAATGCATGTGCTACTGGCACCAGAACCCACACAAACATATATCCGTAACCCTAGCTCACGTCAAGACGCTGTGGTACACGACCGTATTTATGAACCACAGGAATTACCGCCACCACATTACCAAGACAGATCCCTTCTTCAAAAAGTGGTATATCCTAACGAACGAGCCAACAGAGTACAAGAAGGCATTGCACGTGCATGGCAGGAAACTATGACGTGGCGCAAAGTTCTGGTGGAACTTCGACCAGACTCTCATAATAACATTTCAGTAAGACGGCGGTTCACAAACTTGTTTGGTGCAGTGGTCGTGGCTCACTTAGCACGCGAGCATTTCGGGACAAATGACAGCGCATAA